A single Suricata suricatta isolate VVHF042 chromosome 2, meerkat_22Aug2017_6uvM2_HiC, whole genome shotgun sequence DNA region contains:
- the MRLN gene encoding myoregulin: MMCKNWILMSTSPPTSLEDEIVGRLLKILFVIFIDFMSIIYVIITS, translated from the coding sequence ATGATGTGTAAAAACTGGATATTAATGTCTACTTCTCCTCCCACAAGTCTGGAGGATGAAATTGTTGGAagacttctaaaaattttatttgttatcttcattgattttatgtctattatatatgttattataacTTCCTAA